The window aatcatcacaattaaaagaaccaaagacttaaacaacttcagtctgtctgcactgaatttatttaatacacgagtttcacaatttgaattgctTTGGAAATGATGTTATCAGTTCCTTGTTGAGAAAGATCATGTAGCTCTTCAGCGATTAAgatattttattgataaaattgCGTTTCAGCGCTAAAAAGTTTGTGTTGCTGAATGTCAGTGTTTGTGATCTAAACGTGATCTGAcggactcgtgtgtgtgtgtgtgtgtgtgaggtacaGTGAAGACAGGGCATTAggaaagttgtggcctagtggttagagagttggcctcgcaatcgaaaggttgtgagtttgactCTTGGGTCAGCAGGAATTGTacgtggggggagtgcatgaacagttctttCTCCACCTTTAATACTATTGTTGAGATatctttgagcaaggcaccgaacccccaactgctccctgggcgccacagcataaatggctgcccactgctccgggtgtgtgttcacagtttgtgtgtgtgtgtgtgtgtgtgtgcactttggatgggttaaaagcagagcacgtattccgagtatgggtcaccatacttggctgtaggTCACGTCACTTTAGTTTAGAACTCttctaatttatatttttattttttaaatgtggagAGTGTGTTCATTTGTGAATTGATAACCTACCAGCAATGTTGCTgtgattttaaatacattttaaaaaatatatattagtaagAGTACAttacaatatacatttattagaaCGAGTATCCTacagtacattattatttatgaatattgTACCTGGTGGGGAGTGCCcaatgtcaacatgaaacataTGCCATTACCTATATTTTACTGTGGTACAGTTATGGAGGCCCTTCATAATGCAGAGGTCAACTTCCTGCTCTGCCTATAGTTAGAAATGGCGCTATAGagttgttttattaaattcattcatGCTTCAGTCACTAGATGTGTTTAACGGTTTCCTGTGTGATGAATAAAAGAACTGTTCTTCACCCTTAAGACAGTAAGACTGAGAGAAGAGGAGGAGTTGTGAAATTTAATGGAAAGGTATAAAATAAGGTGAGACCGATGTACGATGTAAAATTATTGTGAGGAAAGAGATGACAGAAGCTGGTGAACTACAATTGCAAGTCTTTGTATCCTGAAATTGTCTGTGAACCCATCAaccccccccatcccccccccccccccccccccacacacacacacagtttcgcAGACAAGTCTCAAGCCTAGTCCTTGACTAACattttcactgaaaggttcttttgggaaccaaaaacacccttttggaaccattattttttataagtatAGCCATTACATACAGTCATAATCTGACAaacagtaagtaaataaataaataaatcaactgaTAATTTTGATTGCCAGCATtctttattagcattttaaagctatttgaataattattttgaataattatttttatttattgttattgtaaattTTTTGTTGATGCAGAGAATATCATTTTATGCAGAAAGTTTTATGGGTCAGTACCCAGATAAAACTACTCCATCTCCTCAGAGCCTGGTTTCTAGATGCCATTTAGTTTGAAGGCACATATGTAGTTTTCCTTGAAATGACAACCGCGGTCATTCCATTTGCCAGTCTCTGAAAATGAGGGACAGTGAAATGAAGAGATTATTCTACCTTCTTACCGAATATTCCTCACAGCGTCACTGATCACTTagcaaaacatttacttaaaaatgaatCTGATTATCCTATAACCCATTAGTGTCTCTCTGTTCTTACCTTTCCAGTTCATCTCCACACATTCCTCTGTGCTGGTGTACACATTGTTGGGTTCACCACGTGTCCAGATTTCATAATCCCAGTAGGATCCATCAAGCCAAAGAAATTTACCAGACTGAAATAATGAGAGAGAGtttttaaagaagaaataaagaaagaaagacacaaacAAAAAATGGCATAAGTGAGAAACTATAGTGCATGCATGTAATAGAAAACCATATAATAACAGAAAATCAgtcatttctcttttcttttcctgtttgtaAACACCAGCAcatctctgtcttttttttttttttaccttaaaaagTTCAAAAGCTCCAAGCCAGATGCGCAGGTTATTTGGGTTGGAACTTCTCACAATGCAGAGCAACCCATCATTTTGCTCTTCCTTATGCACCGACACCAGGTGTGCACCAGGGGCTTTTTTCCTACAGTCGAACTGGATATGAACAAGGAAGAACATTTCATGACTACACAttacacagattttttttacattccatgaaaaaaaaaaaaaacatacctcaGCATCAGTAAAGTTGAGAGAATTGTTGAAGTATTTGACACAGACACTGCCCACTTTGTACCAGTCAGTGAAGCCGTACACATTACACGTTTGAACCATAGAACATTGCTCAGTGACATTTGTACGGCCTGCAACAAACCCTAAAGGACAGAATCACATAtttgaatatgtatataaatatgataCTTGCCTGTATAAAAGATGAACTTTTAATTTATCACTCTGTTTATCTAATAATACTGTCAATGCATACTCAAAGCAAGTCATCTCATCAAATACTTTATAAATCATTTGCACAAACTGGTCACATGCTTTTTGTTTAACAACACCtggtttacatttaattaatatcagGGGCTCATTTACAAATGTGTGTGAAGTAATTATGAAAAgtcaacataaatatattttcgtTATGAATTAAAAATGACCTCTCTCCATTTTTAAGAAGTCTCCATTCCCAAAAAGGAGAGCCACCAACAGAACGCCAATAGATCCTGATTTGACCTGTCAAAGAAGTGGAATATGATTATTAAGCACAAagttacacacatatatatatatatatatatatatatatatatatatatatatatatatatatatatgatacaaaGACTTGCCATTGTAGTTCACCAGCTTCTGTCGTCTCTTTCCTCACAATAATTTTACATCTCTCTCACCTTATTTTATACCTTTCCATTCGATATCAcaactcctcctcctctctcagtCTTACCATCTTAAGGGTGAAGAACagtttttttattcatcacacaGGAAACCGTTAAACACATCTAGTGACTTAagcattttaacataaatatatttaatataccggtaattaagaaaaaaataatgttttgtgtgaactgttAAAGTTTACACAGATCAACCTATGCATTCAAATTTCAAagaataaactaaacaaaaacaaaaaggaaaaaatgagAAGAGAGAGCATGTACAGGTGGATAGAAACACGATTGCTTGTTTTATTATACGATCATGACATTAAAGGATTTCATTCCTGCTGCACTCTTCTCATTACAATCTGAGTCATTATGCACTTTTTACTTTAAGTAATGGTTCAACCCTAACAAGAAATGGATCTGCATTTTACTTCCTACATTTCTTTGACCCTTCTCGTATTTTTTCCACACCATATCAGTAAAGTGACTGGAAAACAGGCTAaaattttattcttttgtttaaaTGCCGAATCACATTTTCAAGGGGTTCCTTACACAAGAATCCAAAAACATAACACAAATTAAAGAACGACAACAAtcagaacaaaaaaacaccacACCCTACTACAATATTAACACACAAAgtattcataattatattaatattatttatatgtatatatttaaaatgggttttatagACAGTACATTGGTCAGAAAGAGGCAATCTGGTAAATAACAAACATCTGAAAAGTCTATTAAAAGACAGTGAAACCAATAGGTCTTGTGGTTAGGAGATATAGTTACAGTTGCGGCATTGAAATCAAGTGTGAGAGTTTTGATCTGCCGCCTACTGCTACAAGCACCACATCCCCACGGTTTGTGTTCTAGGAAGAGGAATCCATGCAAATTGGCTGAGCTCATCTCTGTTCCTCTAGCTGAATCAATCtctggactttaggagaaacccccctgcagtggagtcattcagattcttgggaaccaccatctctcaggacctgaagtgggacaatcacattgactccattgtgaaaaaggcccaacaaaggttgtacttccttcgccagctgaggaagtttaaccagccatcattgagtctgtcctgtgtacttcaataactgtctggtttggttcagctacaaaatcagacatcagaagactacagagaactgttcggactgctgaaaggattattggtgctcccctgcccaccgttcaagaactgtatacatccagagtgaggaaaagggctcagaaaatcactctgggtccctcacatccaagttatcccatctttttaacttttgccatctggccggcgcctcagagccgcaaataccagaacagtcagACACAAGAaaagtttcttcccccaggcaatctacctcgtgaacagttaaatgttccccacttatgcaataaaaatgtgcaatatccttatatttatttgtttccactccatcctagtacatccctgcatcttactcaatcctattccattatcatttatatcacaattgtttatacacttatttatttgcctatttttttttttttttctgtgtgttgttatctctgtgtactggaagcttatgtcactaaaacaaattgattgtatgcgcaagcatacttggcaattaAGCTATTTCTGATTCtaatttctgattctgattcacttTGCAGTACTCCTTTCACCAAGATAACAGCCATCATGGGACTCGTTCACTTGATCACTTCTGGCAATCACACAGAGGAGATTTGATTCCTACTCATTCACTCTCCCTCCATGGCAGTAGCTTTGGTGCACATCTGGCTTATTAACCACAACCCTTTCATTGATTGGGCTCACCACACTGTATTGGACTGGAGTCCATTTTGTTTGTCTCAGTGTTTGGTGTCTGCTTCATCCCCTGTCATGTCTGTTTCTGTGTTACAGGGGGAGCCGTTTGACCTGGCAAATGTTCCAGCAGCTTACCATGACTTGAGAGcggtgttcagtaagtcctgaGCTTCATCCGTTCCTCCGCACAGCCCGCATGATTGTGTGATAGATTACCTGGCACTTCTCAACCTAAGGGGTGCCTTTATTCGCTCTCCGGTCCTGAGAgagaggccatggagaaatacatcaATGAGTCTCTAGTAGCCAGTTTATACTTCCCTCTTCCTCTCCGGCTGGGGTGGGGTTTTTCTTTGCTCCTGCATTGATTATCGTGGGCTGAATGACATAACGGTCAAGAATAGTCAACCCTTGctattgatgtcttcagctttcaaaCTCTTGCAGGGGTTGACCTACACAACACTTACCGCCTAGTTTGGATTAggaagggggacgaatggaagaatGGATACAATATTTTTGTAGGCAACAACCATGCATAATTCCAGTCAATGCAATTCCATTTCAGGTTGCTATGACTGGAGCCATCACTGGTCATACTCGGGGACAGGAGACCTCGGGGGCTAAACTCAGGAACAGAATCCCTCTCTGGGCTAGATTCAGGGACTGCCACTTACGAGCTGGCACTGGAGGGTGCTCTGGAGGACCAGGCACAGCAAGTCGCTTTTGAAGAGCTGGTACTTGGGCAAACTCAGGAGCTGGAGCCACCACTGGAGCAAGCTAAGGGGCTAAAGCTGACACTGGAGTAAGCCTAGGGTATAGCACCAACCACCTTCTCCTCCTTTGGTTCCCCTCTAAGTTTGGGGTGCAAGGCATGGTTGCCGGACTAGGAAACTGGAGTGGCCGGTGGGCTGAAGTGAGCGGTGAATTCCATGCTGCAAGGGGAAAAACCAGGAAAACAAAagacttaattttttaaaaatatatacggGGAGAATGGGCGCCTCTTACTGTCTTGGTATGGAATTCTGTCACAGTACTGCTACAGTTTAGGAGTGCAGAGACATAGAAGAATACCATTAATATCAAGAAGTTGAACATGAAACCAATGAAAAGTCATTCAAAAGAtcaatcacattttttatttctaatgaATTCTAATGAATCTCTGACAAATATTGTTGTATCATCTGTAAATTGACAgcattttatttctctttctaaaatcctgattccatgaaaaaaaaaatttataatgtaAAGGGTCATTGTCTGGGTTACaagtaaaaatgaaaaaggaGATACTGGGCATCCCATTTGCAAGTTTTATTGAGCTATTAAACCCATTATATGAAGTATAAATGGCCCTTTTAAAGAAATCACCAAACGCAAAAAATCTGAAGTCTCAAACATACATTTGTGGTTAACGGTGTCAAATGCTTCATAAAAatcaacagaaaatataaaactttCACTatcaatataatcatatatatatatatatatatatatatatatatatatatatatatatatatataaacattcaaaatgtttaCGGAACAAGTGGGtccccagtgtgcctgtagctttctctatttcagctgtatcacgtgatagaaagtctaaggccttttcaagctgaagggcaaactcatctaatctgcggcctattatgcatcaaagatcgatgtaaagacacaaagcaccgccatcaagttagcatttttaaacattcgctcactaaaaaattaatcatttctaatcaatcaatttataaccacaaacaatctggattttatgtttctaaatgaaacatggctaaaaGACAGCTTCAgtgcaacagtcctcaatgaTGCAGCCCATCCTAACTTTACTTTCATGAGTGTCAGCAGGACTGGTAGGAGAGTTGGAGGTGTAGCTCCTCTaattaaagatgtctatcaatgcaagcaagtgtcatttggtcagtacttttctttttaatatctagggattgtgctgaaaggtgctccacgcattctgtttattattatttacaggcctccaaaatactctccagcatttgttgaagaggtcacagaatgTTTCGTTATTggaggagattttaatattcacatagataatgcagaaaacaaaactacaaaagaaatgataatggTTCTAAAtacctttgacctgattcagcatgtgcatggacccacacacaaaggtggaaaCACTCTAGATTTAATCATAGAACaaaagtgtactatttatggaggctatatctttaacatcaagcatttctgcagactctgttgatattctccttgattccttcaactcaaaagttaagaatggcagtaagaaaacagacagaaatcagtttggagaagatcaactgCAGTTCAGACtctgaaaagacaatgcagaaaagccgagtgGATGTGGAGGAaaacgaaacttgaaattcactatagcatctataaagacagctgGACAGAATTTCTTCTTAGACCTTACAAACAATAACTTAAgcaacactcgtactctttttgccactgttgagagactgacaaaccccccaagtcagattcccagtgaaatgctctcagacagcaaatgcaaagtTTGCTtacttcttttctgagaagatcatcaatacaatatcaaaaagatactatatctacttttgaagcaattgatagcaaaatgttggaagaaatagtgcatcacctaaaatcgtcaacctgcaaTCTTGACACatttcccacatcttttttcaaaagtgtgctaaattgtttagaagcagatctcttagaagtggtgaacgcctcacttctttctgggacatttccaaactccctgaaaactgcagttgttaagcccctcctgaaaaataGCAATCTTAAtaaccaatatctaatcttccttttataggcaaaattatagaaaaggtagtttttagtcagctgaacaaatacttaaactcaaatggatacctggacaattttcaatctggtttccgaccgcagaggcagcactcattaagataataaataatattcacttaaattctgactctgctgcgtttgacactgtcgatcatgacatactactagagagactggaaaactgtgttgggctttctgggatggtactcaaatggttcataTCATACCTAGACgagagaggctattatgtgagtctaggagagcataagtctaagtggacgtccatgacatgcggagtcccacaagggtcaattcttgcaccgctcttgtttagcctataTATGCTGCCACTAAAGTCAAATAAtaagaaagaaccaaattgcctatcacagctatgctgatgatatccagatttacctagccttatctccaaatgactacagccccattgactccctctgccaatgtattgatgaaattaatagttggatgtgccagaactttcttcagttaaacaaggaaaaaactgaagttattgcatttggaaacaaagatgaagttatCATGGTGAatgtgtgattctggagacagacctcagtttcagtagtcatgtcaaaacagtaactaaatcagcatactatcatctaaaaaacattgcaagaattagatgttttgtttccagtcaagacttggagaaacttgttcattcctttatcaccagcagggtggactattgtaatgggctcctcaccggccttcccaaaaagaccactagacagctgcagctcatccagaacgctgctgccaggattctgactagaaccagaaaatctgagcatatcacaccagtcctcaggtccttacactggcttccagttacatttaggattaattttaaagtacttttactcatatataaatcactcaatgacctatgaccgaaatatattgcagatatgttcactgaatataaacctaaaagACCAGTTagacagttagaaataccaagggttcacacaaaacaagaggAGTCCACCTTTAGTTACTacgctgcccgcagttggaatcagcttccagaagagatcagatgtgcttaaacactagtcacatttaaatctagactcaaaactcatctttttaactgtgcatttattgaatgtgcACTGTCACAGTGccactgtgcaatgtccaaaccgattgcactgtattttacgtattcactgtattttatgtaaaatcattttagatttttaaccgttttaaattcattttaaataagtccttttttaaataatttccaaagttttaaaattgcttgttattatttttgttttattatttcttcatgactattttactttcttttatgttaagcactttgaattaccactgtgtatgaaatgtgctatataaataaacttgccttgcctaatcaACTGAACCTAGGACCAAATGAATAATATTACTTATAAGTCTCCCCTTCATGAATCCTGTTTGGCAATCATCTATAACTTgttctaaacatttttttttactctctgtGCAAAAATACTGGCAAACACCATTACTGAGTAATAGGTCAGCCACAGTGGTTTATATGGCATGACACCTACGGGGTTAATGACATAGCATACGGAATTTCCCTTTAAATCCATCCTGACACTTccgaaatataaataattattatctgaaatataaatcattattaaaaatttatCACAGTATATttgggaaaaataaatacattttagaagatggatataataatattttttattatgttatttatatatgattaTTTAGGCTATTACAAAAAGTTGTTTTCCATTTAGTCTTCCAGGGACCTGTTCCAAAAAGGAGGTGTGTCAAACCCAAGAAAGCAGGGTAGGCCAAGGCAGCAACTTATACCGTGGTAACTTATTCTGTGAACCTAACCTGGTTGAGAGCAGTTCCTTGTGGTCTCCTTCCCATTTTTAAAGTGTAAGCTATGTTTATAtacctcattcattcattcacgttgcaaaaatgcttttctttctgagtattcatttattatttcaagtacaaatatctaaaaattcttaaatcatgatgtattttctatactaaaaaattatgtttatactTGTTTCCTAGGGTCAAACAAGTTCATTTAAGTGCATtttagattcaagattcaagatttgtattcgtcacatacaaaattatatatagcatatttaACCAGTGAAATGTGAGTAAGGTCAGatgaaaatatgcataaatatagctatgtaagaatgaaataaaagtaaacaataaaaatataagaataaaatataaataaatatgaatattttagaattaaatatagaatgcaaaataatgtgcatgaaagtaaactgtagtcttaaatattaagatatacagggatgtacaatgtgcatatgtgcattatactgtagtcttaaatattaagatacacaggaatgtacaagaagcaaatgtgcaaacagggtgacactgtcagtgtgtctatgtgaggtagtgaatgatgaatatcttactgataaagtgtacaataaaaaGCCAGTAAGATGAATTCTAAAGCTTCCtatctaagcttcctatcactgtttataagtcctgtacaatatttttaaatccatccaaggttaaaaaacattgtcattttgtcaaaatatcattttaaaattacctcaattctcagagatccccaaacggttcgcgcgaaacaaaacaaaaaaaagattcagtctccttaaaccccacctttcggtagcatactgtgttctgattggtcagctaacatagtcaggtttgattggttgttccgcacacaacttcatggtaaacaatgcattagcatcttttaggggtgaattatgtcttattcctctcatcgcgaagcaaacagtaaaataaaaaatttaacagtctcgctgttttttcttttgtgtgggtgtattcaagccgcgcgcttcagtttgaatctgaatagcgtgttcagtGCGGgagcgtggtcacattagatataaagaagggagacgtgaaaaacgtacatcgcgttgttttcatatggattactttatcaaagaatatctgttagcagcacttgttacacttcactttaatgacgtgttcgtaaatgaagatcagcacagacaaaggctgcagacagcacacatactaataagatgctcgggagaaaacaaacacataacttcataatcatacttcgcgttgtgattcggagatgcttgttggtctaaataaagttggtaatgaaccttCTTTTATACGGAAATTCTAAGCgaccatgcattataattttttttatttttgttttctcgttataatgacttaattttctcgttatctcgacataacgcagttcgttttcttgttataacgacttagttttctctaagaagttacacaACTgagccagcaggtggcactaaagacctgaatataactgatgcggtgttgtacactatccactttactgaaggcggaccttcctcgtgatcgctataatttgtgcagtcttgttcattactgacatttaattaattcataaatgttaaatgcttgaatcaatatgaatattttgtgtattaagttcctgctaaatgcatgagtttcaccaacgcgttctgtgtcataaaataactgcttatcaaaaccaaggttgacatcactgtattctgtttatctacagtaggacgggatttaacgatgtaggctgatgtgcttcttttccttattacaaatctttattgttaaccatattgatgagaaatgtgatgtatatgtaaaatccataggctaatttaattcagttttgtcctATAGTgttgtaatcatttttttctacacacacacacatacactacacgtacacatgaacgctcttttcaaacagaagcttgtaacacacatgatatctgccacatcatataatgactactacaaattacaaattatatataattttatttcaaataaagggaaaattaaaagtgagtttaataCAAGCAGCTCTAATGGCGcagtgttgccatttaaacatgttaattacaaaaacaaaacgttcgttgttctgtctctggaaaaatcaacagtgattgatcagcctttatttatgtacagtactgTCGATGTTATTAcgaagcaaaatttgctgaaatataggctacagtaagagcgcctgcatggttgttcatcagatgcctgtcaaagttgagttcgttactatagcaacagcaaaactgtcatgtcgttataacgagaaaacaaactttcgttatgtcgagatatagagaaaaataagtcattataacgagaaaacaaactttcgttatgtcgagataatgagaaaaataagtcgttataacgagaaaacgaacttcgttatgtcgagataacgagaaaattaagtcattataacgagaaaacaaaaaggaaaaaaattataatgcatggccgcttagaacttccgtacttttatggccaaatgctttgaaaatcccgccttgtactcactgagattagaaaagcagtcatcagtgaaatgttgtgaacataacaaaagggatttgttgtactgctctgttattgtggtaaaaatgaattttagccattggtgcttctgatcttcattctttggcagtgaaaataaaacaaacttgcctttacaattaaaaacacactgtctcctcgacatgatgctatcacaccaaccagagcgtctgtgtgggggggtggggcaggtcagagttccgtttctcccaaaacggtaggcggagattattatgcaaagtgttcctagtgacgtacatatagatgggcaaaagatttgaaatctataacgactcgtttcagcgattcagagtcgactccttactttagaagccaataactttataaatcttgtactttttggtttaattactttgcacattgtttacactgatggacagctacatcatacactgtaatacaggtaatttttgatttcccatctgtgtggctctttaagtggaggcatgaggatgttaagagtTTTTGAGTGtgggagcctgatggcctggggaaagaaactcctcctgagtctctcggtttttgccatcatGCTACGGAAGCACTTACCAGATGgaagcaaagtgaaaagatggttactggggtgggtggagtctttgatgatttaaGCAGCTCtgcttctgcagcgtttgaggtagatgtcctgcagagaggggagagcaaaccctgaaa is drawn from Carassius gibelio isolate Cgi1373 ecotype wild population from Czech Republic chromosome B1, carGib1.2-hapl.c, whole genome shotgun sequence and contains these coding sequences:
- the LOC127949230 gene encoding lectin-like codes for the protein MVKSGSIGVLLVALLFGNGDFLKMERGFVAGRTNVTEQCSMVQTCNVYGFTDWYKVGSVCVKYFNNSLNFTDAEFDCRKKAPGAHLVSVHKEEQNDGLLCIVRSSNPNNLRIWLGAFELFKSGKFLWLDGSYWDYEIWTRGEPNNVYTSTEECVEMNWKETGKWNDRGCHFKENYICAFKLNGI